In one Photobacterium swingsii genomic region, the following are encoded:
- a CDS encoding AEC family transporter: MYAFIDQLLFSISVTGPIFIMLALGVILKSKGLIDEKFTESGSRLVFNVTLPALLFLSVVKADLQQAGHFQMVTFALIGNLMLFGLFELLSGTMIKKRSDIGVVVQGSFRANTGIIGLAYAANAYGEAGLVIGSLYVAAITVLYNILAVITLTRHSETNTQLNLRQLLRSIIRNPLIISIVVAIPISYLHIELPAILLQSGRYFADMTLPLALLCTGASLDFRQLKQESTSANVASIGRLVIAPAILTSTGYLLGFRDIELGIIFLMSAAPTAAASYVMAHSMGANAKLAANIIALTTIASTFTCSLGITLLNVWTK; this comes from the coding sequence ATGTACGCATTTATCGATCAGCTATTATTTTCTATTTCAGTAACCGGCCCTATTTTTATCATGCTAGCGCTCGGGGTGATCCTAAAATCAAAAGGCTTAATCGATGAAAAGTTTACCGAAAGCGGCTCACGCCTAGTCTTCAATGTCACCCTTCCAGCTTTACTTTTCCTCAGTGTAGTCAAAGCCGATCTACAACAAGCCGGTCACTTTCAAATGGTTACTTTTGCGCTGATTGGCAACTTGATGTTATTTGGGTTATTCGAACTATTAAGCGGAACGATGATCAAGAAGCGATCCGATATTGGGGTCGTAGTACAAGGATCGTTTCGTGCCAATACTGGCATTATCGGCCTTGCTTATGCTGCAAATGCGTATGGTGAAGCGGGGTTAGTGATCGGTTCATTATATGTGGCTGCTATTACAGTACTTTATAATATTTTGGCGGTGATCACGCTCACTCGCCATTCTGAAACCAATACCCAGTTAAACCTTCGTCAGCTATTGCGATCCATTATCCGCAACCCCCTTATTATTAGTATTGTCGTAGCAATACCTATCTCTTACTTGCACATAGAATTACCCGCAATTCTACTGCAATCGGGGCGCTACTTTGCCGATATGACTTTACCTCTCGCTCTATTGTGCACAGGTGCCAGTTTGGATTTCAGACAGCTCAAGCAAGAATCAACCAGTGCTAATGTGGCAAGTATAGGACGGTTAGTAATAGCGCCAGCCATTTTAACAAGCACAGGATATCTGCTTGGTTTCAGAGATATCGAACTAGGGATTATATTTTTAATGTCTGCAGCGCCAACGGCGGCGGCAAGCTATGTCATGGCACACTCTATGGGAGCAAATGCCAAATTAGCAGCGAATATCATTGCCTTGACAACCATAGCATCCACCTTTACTTGCAGTCTTGGGATCACATTACTTAATGTGTGGACAAAATAA
- a CDS encoding putative manganese transporter translates to MASLQKALYNQLQIHHWRIANKRLILPVILFALLAVPSTRALTVTVLSDAFWQVAAYVAATLTLYHIIASKMNQQSKLKSLLDSHSRYQVVFAALMGALPGCGGAIVVITQYVRGQLSFGAVVAVLTATMGDAAFLLLAAEPSTGLLMMAIGCAVGLISGWIVDATHGSNFMRPEVKQEHTSVCCQQSTITSPTVLKLQGQFWKWVLAPAIVIAIMGSLQIDIDQTFMLSEGSIDIIGTIAVIMALLLWATSRDITDYESAVSEDPKLASSHMYQRIAQDTNFVTSWVIGAFLIFELTIFWTGVDLQGLFSNWALLIPLMGVMIGLLPGCGPQIIVTSLYLSGAIPMSAQIGNAISNDGDALFPAIALAPKAALIATLYSTLPAIIAAYGYFFLFE, encoded by the coding sequence ATGGCATCTTTACAAAAAGCATTATATAACCAGCTTCAAATACATCATTGGCGTATCGCAAACAAACGCCTGATCCTCCCAGTGATCTTATTTGCATTACTCGCTGTTCCATCAACGCGCGCGCTCACCGTTACTGTGCTGTCAGATGCTTTTTGGCAAGTTGCCGCTTATGTTGCAGCCACATTAACCCTGTACCATATCATCGCCAGCAAGATGAACCAGCAGAGCAAACTAAAATCACTGCTCGATAGTCATTCACGCTATCAAGTTGTTTTTGCTGCACTAATGGGGGCTCTCCCTGGCTGCGGTGGTGCTATTGTTGTGATCACGCAATATGTCCGCGGCCAGCTTAGCTTCGGCGCTGTTGTTGCAGTGTTAACCGCAACCATGGGTGATGCGGCTTTTTTACTGTTAGCAGCCGAGCCTAGTACAGGGCTGTTAATGATGGCTATCGGTTGTGCTGTTGGCCTTATATCTGGCTGGATTGTGGATGCAACCCATGGCAGTAATTTCATGCGACCTGAGGTTAAGCAAGAACACACATCTGTGTGCTGCCAGCAATCAACAATCACTTCGCCAACGGTTTTAAAACTTCAAGGACAATTTTGGAAATGGGTGCTAGCACCTGCCATAGTGATCGCAATCATGGGATCACTCCAAATCGATATCGATCAGACCTTTATGCTCAGTGAAGGATCCATTGACATTATTGGTACCATTGCCGTTATCATGGCTTTACTACTGTGGGCGACATCGCGTGACATCACTGATTATGAATCTGCGGTTTCAGAAGATCCTAAACTCGCCTCTAGCCACATGTATCAACGAATAGCTCAGGACACTAACTTTGTTACAAGCTGGGTAATTGGTGCATTTTTAATTTTTGAACTCACCATTTTTTGGACTGGGGTCGATCTGCAAGGATTGTTCTCTAACTGGGCGCTACTTATTCCCTTGATGGGCGTGATGATAGGTCTACTTCCTGGCTGTGGGCCGCAGATCATCGTCACCAGCCTCTACCTGTCTGGGGCGATCCCAATGTCAGCACAGATAGGCAATGCAATTAGTAATGATGGTGACGCTCTCTTCCCTGCTATTGCCCTTGCTCCAAAAGCGGCACTTATCGCGACACTCTACTCAACACTACCCGCGATCATTGCCGCGTACGGTTACTTTTTCCTCTTTGAGTAA
- a CDS encoding helix-turn-helix transcriptional regulator — protein sequence MFSQLPGCWGCKDNDSIFVFANQEYGNIIGVDHHLDCIGRTDFDMPSPTAECAESFIIQDQQVIDSGKRMKILDIHPYSDGNWRAHLFTKTPWKDDDQNIIGTIFSGIELKDTAILEVGHWICRAAGLSKESQASFSLDLSHHHITLNTRESEVLFLLLYGKKPQYISRVLNVSVKTVENYVLKLREKFNANSKNELIDLALDNGFGSHIPESMLNRQLSVILKE from the coding sequence ATGTTCAGTCAGCTTCCCGGTTGTTGGGGCTGTAAAGATAATGACTCTATTTTTGTATTTGCGAATCAAGAATATGGCAATATTATTGGCGTAGACCACCATTTAGATTGTATTGGCAGAACTGACTTTGATATGCCAAGCCCTACCGCTGAATGTGCAGAATCTTTTATTATTCAAGACCAACAAGTTATAGATTCTGGAAAAAGAATGAAAATCCTTGATATTCACCCTTATTCAGATGGTAACTGGCGAGCTCATTTATTTACGAAAACCCCATGGAAAGATGATGATCAAAATATTATTGGTACTATCTTTTCGGGCATAGAATTAAAAGATACGGCAATTTTAGAAGTCGGCCATTGGATTTGCCGTGCTGCAGGGTTAAGTAAGGAAAGTCAGGCCTCGTTTAGCCTAGACTTGAGCCATCATCATATAACATTAAACACACGAGAGTCTGAAGTGTTGTTTTTACTGCTGTATGGCAAAAAACCGCAATATATTTCTCGTGTGCTCAATGTTTCAGTAAAAACAGTTGAAAACTATGTATTAAAGCTTCGAGAGAAGTTTAATGCCAACTCTAAAAATGAGCTGATTGATTTAGCACTCGATAATGGTTTCGGATCACATATTCCAGAAAGTATGCTGAATAGGCAACTCTCTGTTATTTTAAAAGAGTAA
- the pdxH gene encoding pyridoxamine 5'-phosphate oxidase, with protein sequence MDLSDIRREYTRGGLRRNDLPTSPVPLFRKWLDQAIDAKLTDPTAMTVATVDKEGQPFQRIVLLKHFDDDGFIFYTNLGSRKALHLADNAKISLHFPWHGIERQVHVTGIAEKLSAFEVMKYFSSRPKESQIAAWASKQSSRLTARQALEGKYMELKQKFSQGEVPVPTFWGGYRVKLTSVEFWQGGEHRLHDRFLFSQSEDDNSSWDIERLAP encoded by the coding sequence ATGGATTTGTCTGATATTCGTCGAGAATACACCCGAGGTGGGTTACGCCGTAACGATTTACCTACGTCACCTGTTCCTCTATTTCGTAAGTGGCTTGATCAGGCGATTGATGCCAAGTTGACGGATCCTACGGCAATGACAGTTGCTACCGTTGATAAAGAGGGGCAACCCTTTCAGCGTATCGTTCTGCTAAAGCACTTTGATGATGATGGCTTTATTTTCTATACCAACCTTGGTAGCCGCAAGGCACTGCATTTGGCGGATAATGCGAAAATCAGTTTACATTTCCCTTGGCACGGTATTGAACGCCAAGTTCATGTGACGGGGATTGCCGAAAAGTTGTCAGCCTTTGAAGTGATGAAATATTTTTCTTCTCGTCCAAAGGAAAGCCAAATAGCGGCATGGGCAAGCAAGCAAAGTAGTCGTCTGACTGCTAGACAGGCCTTAGAAGGCAAATATATGGAATTAAAGCAGAAGTTTTCACAAGGCGAAGTACCTGTCCCTACGTTTTGGGGAGGCTATCGAGTCAAATTGACTTCTGTTGAGTTTTGGCAGGGCGGTGAGCATCGCCTGCATGATCGCTTTTTATTCTCGCAAAGCGAGGATGATAATAGCTCATGGGATATTGAGCGATTAGCACCTTAA
- a CDS encoding sensor histidine kinase, with the protein MNRKNTLVALTLMGALLCGLVSAITYQQVKQHLSEKIINDVNQLGEKLDAQLSRYSQLPKVLASDPRLLDALVTDETSASAINHQYQQTSLLLESWADTLRADTLYLINRQGDTLAASNWQSETSFVGQNYGYRPYFTHALAGNIGQYFALGASSDKRGYYFSAPVYKQNEIIGVLALKVDLSVIEDIWDYDQVDYAIADQHGIVFYSSEDAWLYHSLIALPESLRQKVITSRQYGNAKLDTISKHSLLKDFQQQDITEIQLPGSNISAKMLTTYREMDKVGWAIYGFSPINAAYQYVFQAVFIFSVFYLMLCLAIVSWLQTSFAQKQLALLNDKLEQLVIERTRNLMETNQELRDTIHQYELSQAELKQAHSELVQAAKLAMLGELSASINHEINQPLAAMRTYAENSRKLLAKERYDAVANNIEEIISLNKMIADIIARFKVFARKTTENNTRTAVADSIRSATSLLRNKLIKHGVILRVEELPPHLVVNIDAVQFEQVLINLLHNAIQALEHAHPPQIGVHFAAEDNNVAIHIWDNGPGLDDEQKYKIFNPFYTSKPDGLGLGLTISRRIIDAFSGTLTVKDHSGGGCEFIITLPRSTEDGL; encoded by the coding sequence GTGAACAGAAAGAATACCCTTGTTGCCTTAACCCTGATGGGGGCTTTGCTATGTGGCCTCGTCAGTGCCATTACTTATCAGCAAGTCAAACAGCACCTTTCTGAAAAAATCATCAATGATGTTAATCAGCTCGGTGAAAAATTAGATGCGCAATTATCACGCTACAGCCAGCTCCCCAAAGTGCTGGCAAGCGATCCACGGCTGCTCGACGCCTTAGTCACTGACGAAACGAGTGCGAGTGCTATTAATCACCAATACCAACAAACAAGTTTATTACTTGAGTCCTGGGCTGACACGCTACGGGCTGACACCCTGTACTTGATCAACCGCCAAGGTGATACCCTTGCTGCCAGTAACTGGCAATCTGAAACCAGCTTCGTTGGTCAAAACTATGGTTATCGTCCGTACTTTACGCACGCACTGGCTGGCAATATAGGGCAATATTTCGCACTCGGTGCGAGTTCAGATAAGCGCGGCTATTACTTTTCAGCCCCTGTATACAAACAAAATGAAATTATAGGCGTACTCGCACTCAAGGTTGATCTCTCTGTCATTGAAGACATATGGGATTACGATCAAGTGGATTACGCCATCGCTGACCAACATGGCATTGTTTTTTACAGTTCGGAAGATGCTTGGCTTTACCACTCCCTTATCGCCTTGCCTGAATCGCTTCGCCAAAAAGTGATTACGTCGCGCCAATATGGTAATGCCAAACTAGATACCATTAGTAAGCACTCACTTCTTAAGGATTTCCAACAACAAGATATCACCGAAATCCAACTGCCTGGTAGCAATATCTCGGCTAAAATGCTGACAACCTATCGGGAAATGGACAAAGTAGGTTGGGCTATATATGGGTTTTCACCAATCAACGCTGCTTATCAATATGTTTTCCAAGCCGTATTTATCTTTAGTGTGTTTTACTTAATGCTGTGTTTGGCGATCGTTTCTTGGCTACAAACCAGTTTTGCGCAGAAGCAGCTTGCCCTGCTCAATGACAAGCTCGAACAACTAGTTATTGAACGCACGCGAAACCTAATGGAGACTAACCAAGAGTTGCGCGACACTATCCATCAATACGAACTGTCACAAGCTGAACTGAAACAAGCCCATAGCGAATTGGTACAAGCTGCAAAACTCGCCATGCTCGGCGAATTGTCAGCCAGTATTAACCACGAAATTAACCAGCCTTTAGCAGCAATGCGTACTTACGCCGAAAACTCTCGTAAATTGCTCGCTAAAGAACGCTATGATGCAGTAGCAAACAATATTGAGGAAATCATCAGCCTCAATAAAATGATCGCTGACATTATTGCTCGCTTCAAAGTTTTTGCCCGTAAAACCACCGAGAATAATACCCGTACTGCCGTAGCCGATTCGATTCGATCGGCCACCAGTTTATTACGCAATAAGCTGATTAAACACGGCGTGATATTACGCGTTGAAGAGCTCCCCCCACACCTTGTCGTTAACATAGATGCGGTGCAATTTGAGCAGGTACTCATCAACTTGCTTCACAATGCCATCCAAGCACTGGAACACGCACACCCACCACAGATCGGGGTGCACTTTGCCGCCGAAGACAATAACGTCGCGATTCATATTTGGGATAATGGTCCGGGGCTAGATGACGAACAAAAATACAAAATCTTCAATCCTTTTTACACCTCGAAGCCTGATGGCTTAGGGCTAGGATTGACCATTTCACGACGAATTATCGATGCTTTTTCTGGCACATTAACAGTCAAAGATCACAGTGGCGGAGGGTGTGAGTTTATTATCACATTGCCACGTAGTACCGAGGATGGACTATGA
- a CDS encoding sigma-54-dependent transcriptional regulator: MSKKVIFIDDEKSIRDALGQTLEIEDYDVSLFASAKPVLAELNNHFDGVIISDINMPEIDGITFLKRALAIDPELSIILLTGHGDISMAVEAMRLGAYDFLEKPFSTDNLLDVVKRAGDKRELILENRELRRELEAQSGPGPRILGNNPKIKQLRRILTHIKDTPADVMIHGETGTGKELVARFLHDHSIRHDKPFVAINCGAIPETMIESELFGFESGAFTGAQKKRVGKIAHANGGTLFLDEIESMPMALQIKMLRVLEERKVEPLGTNQCVDLDVRIIAATKENLKIKSDKGEFRDDLYYRLNVVSVEIPPLRERKDDIPMLFQNFVRSASTRYSIEPTAITLDQQQKLLEHDWPGNVRELRNLAERLVLMGDASGFNDGENIHSDQTLLSLSERVNQFEFTLLCDALKRHNGRLKEAQEELGLARKTLYDKMKKHNIDKDDFKTTH, encoded by the coding sequence ATGAGTAAGAAAGTCATATTTATTGATGATGAAAAATCGATTCGTGATGCTTTGGGTCAGACACTTGAAATAGAAGACTATGACGTTAGCTTATTCGCGAGTGCGAAACCCGTCTTAGCTGAATTAAATAACCATTTTGATGGTGTGATCATTTCAGACATCAACATGCCTGAAATTGATGGGATCACCTTTCTAAAGCGTGCATTAGCTATCGATCCTGAATTATCGATTATTTTACTAACTGGCCATGGTGATATCTCTATGGCTGTCGAAGCGATGCGCCTTGGCGCTTATGATTTTCTTGAGAAACCATTCTCAACAGATAATCTGCTGGATGTCGTTAAACGTGCTGGCGATAAGCGTGAGTTGATTTTAGAAAACCGAGAGTTACGACGTGAGCTTGAAGCACAAAGCGGCCCTGGCCCTCGAATTTTAGGAAATAACCCCAAGATAAAACAGCTTCGCCGCATCTTAACCCACATAAAAGACACCCCTGCCGATGTCATGATCCATGGTGAAACAGGCACAGGGAAAGAATTAGTGGCTCGCTTTTTACATGACCACAGTATTCGCCATGATAAACCTTTTGTCGCCATCAATTGTGGTGCTATTCCCGAGACCATGATCGAAAGCGAATTATTTGGTTTTGAGTCAGGCGCCTTCACTGGAGCCCAAAAGAAACGCGTGGGTAAAATTGCTCACGCCAACGGCGGCACACTGTTTCTTGATGAAATAGAGTCAATGCCAATGGCGTTACAAATAAAAATGCTGCGCGTGCTTGAAGAGCGAAAAGTAGAACCTCTTGGAACCAACCAATGTGTCGACCTTGATGTACGTATTATTGCGGCAACCAAAGAAAACCTAAAAATTAAGAGTGATAAGGGCGAGTTTAGGGATGATCTGTATTACCGCCTGAATGTTGTCTCAGTCGAGATCCCACCATTGCGCGAGCGAAAAGATGACATCCCGATGTTATTTCAGAACTTCGTTCGCTCAGCATCAACCCGTTACAGCATTGAACCCACTGCCATTACATTAGATCAACAACAAAAGTTGCTTGAACATGATTGGCCGGGCAATGTTCGTGAGTTAAGGAATTTAGCCGAAAGATTGGTTCTGATGGGGGATGCTTCGGGCTTTAATGATGGTGAGAACATTCATTCAGATCAAACCTTATTAAGCCTGAGTGAGCGTGTTAATCAGTTTGAATTTACCCTGCTATGTGATGCGCTTAAGCGCCATAACGGCCGTTTAAAAGAAGCACAAGAAGAATTAGGACTTGCTCGTAAGACCCTGTATGACAAGATGAAAAAGCACAATATCGATAAGGATGACTTTAAAACAACGCATTAG
- a CDS encoding EAL domain-containing protein, with protein MTLFKNLFRITIITGLSLVILMSVTRFLALQNGTKHAQQQHIKHALSQDFSLLPRQHYDTSLVALSAFLTMQLHPYDYQTIVIAPTNTQQQSLTISTSQTKSTAPAWFIAIFGDDSYSQTHSINLATDTVVVTISNNEKWLSDKLWLYTKQLFIEASAIFTGYTLVIFFLLRLAFAPFQRLVVHAQQLEKNHQANPPSRTRYQDLNQLHASYSSLAHQLESHFRIQAKEAAHLREKAYRDPISQLGNREYFLNQLDAWLTKEEQGGLILIQARVINHSYRYKNYQQGDHLIREIAQALNQTITHSNSTLGRISKTEFAVLLPQIQQEKLHALAERILGALMPLTKPFNTPLGITIGLAISENTASASQLLAQLDNAVIAAAQSPAKPIAQSEGEGSIHNKGKQYWKELVLSAIRNQQIHFHYQPVLMQNNQVYHQEVFSTIQRHDDLITANQFVGALDELSQGAQFDKHVITACVKQLQADRQLPPLAINLTRSSVQDPAFHRWLHELLPYHPLICKRLFFEIQEGCFIEGTDMTQLLCQLLKRFDVRFGIDNFGRHFKSLEYLNDFKPAYVKIDFAFTMQLNNPAQSAVLTSISRTAHSLGIETIATRVETETQLERLSELFVSGFQGFIIERQVTRAKNLAQHHD; from the coding sequence ATGACACTATTTAAGAATTTATTTCGCATCACCATAATCACAGGTCTATCTTTGGTTATCTTGATGTCTGTAACACGTTTCCTCGCCTTACAAAATGGGACAAAGCATGCCCAGCAGCAGCATATCAAACATGCCCTTTCTCAGGACTTTTCACTGCTGCCTCGCCAGCATTACGATACAAGCCTTGTCGCGCTTTCTGCCTTTTTAACCATGCAGCTACACCCTTATGATTACCAAACTATTGTCATTGCACCGACCAACACACAACAGCAATCTTTAACAATCTCGACATCGCAAACAAAATCAACCGCCCCTGCTTGGTTTATAGCAATCTTTGGCGATGACAGTTATTCGCAAACTCATAGCATCAACTTAGCCACAGACACTGTGGTCGTGACCATATCGAATAATGAGAAATGGCTATCAGACAAATTATGGCTCTACACTAAACAGCTTTTTATCGAAGCGAGTGCCATATTTACTGGCTATACCCTTGTGATTTTTTTCTTACTACGACTGGCTTTCGCGCCTTTTCAACGCTTAGTCGTACATGCTCAGCAACTCGAGAAAAATCATCAAGCTAACCCACCATCCCGTACACGCTATCAAGATCTCAACCAGCTCCATGCAAGCTACAGCTCTCTCGCGCATCAACTTGAGAGTCATTTTCGCATTCAAGCAAAAGAAGCCGCTCATTTACGAGAGAAGGCTTACCGAGATCCTATCTCACAGCTTGGTAATAGAGAGTATTTTTTAAATCAATTAGATGCTTGGCTAACAAAAGAAGAGCAAGGGGGTTTAATCCTGATTCAAGCCAGAGTGATTAACCATAGTTATCGCTACAAAAATTATCAACAGGGTGACCACCTGATCAGAGAAATAGCACAGGCGCTAAACCAAACAATCACTCACAGTAACAGCACGCTAGGTCGCATATCGAAAACAGAGTTCGCTGTATTGTTACCGCAAATACAACAAGAGAAATTGCACGCTTTGGCAGAACGGATTCTGGGGGCGCTCATGCCTTTAACTAAGCCTTTTAATACACCGCTTGGTATCACGATTGGATTAGCGATTTCAGAGAATACGGCGTCTGCTAGCCAGCTATTAGCGCAATTAGACAATGCAGTCATAGCAGCAGCGCAATCGCCTGCCAAGCCTATCGCTCAATCTGAGGGTGAAGGCAGCATTCATAATAAAGGCAAACAATATTGGAAAGAGCTAGTGCTTTCAGCAATACGCAATCAGCAGATCCATTTCCATTATCAACCCGTATTAATGCAAAACAACCAGGTCTATCACCAAGAAGTTTTTAGTACTATCCAGCGCCATGATGACCTTATCACTGCAAACCAGTTTGTTGGTGCTTTAGACGAACTCAGCCAAGGGGCACAATTTGATAAACATGTAATTACGGCTTGTGTAAAACAACTGCAAGCAGACCGCCAGCTTCCGCCACTGGCCATCAACCTAACGCGGAGCAGCGTGCAAGATCCCGCGTTTCACCGCTGGCTACATGAATTGCTTCCCTACCACCCGCTTATCTGTAAACGTTTATTTTTTGAGATCCAAGAAGGATGTTTTATCGAAGGAACGGATATGACGCAGCTGCTCTGTCAGTTACTCAAGCGGTTTGATGTTCGCTTTGGCATCGATAACTTTGGCCGCCATTTTAAGTCACTTGAATATCTGAATGATTTCAAACCCGCTTACGTAAAAATCGATTTTGCTTTTACGATGCAATTAAATAATCCTGCACAATCAGCAGTGCTGACTTCTATTTCGCGGACAGCACACAGTCTGGGCATCGAAACGATCGCAACACGAGTCGAAACTGAAACGCAGCTAGAGCGATTGTCCGAACTTTTCGTGAGTGGTTTTCAAGGATTTATTATCGAGCGCCAAGTAACTCGGGCTAAAAATTTGGCTCAGCACCATGATTAA
- a CDS encoding DUF342 domain-containing protein, producing the protein MSQSLLKLSKDNNAISIHAHPLLEVTSLVERTDIYQELSSQHGNDLFLFESAIDSAIAILNADKHLSPQSIVIAERRDASLIVKTAKNNMSASITVIGAYGGQDIDGAALISALKQNNIVKGVRKNLLQTLLTKSHLLGPGEKITMQVALGRLPQHGDDSAFEPLVDDMSLRVLTPRKLDHDKVDMRDLGELCSVAQGQSLMRRIRATAGVDGYSVLGEVLPAKAGEDKPFSLYDGAAISDYDEDILIATQSGVPIIKKNGVQVDDALVVKDVSPTTGHVNFDGSVVIQGDVKPGMKVTVSGSVTVLGFVELAELEAGADIIVAKGILGKQSAADSEFACTIRAGGKITSKFAQYTLLDAKDDISLSHHALHCHITTRGKLSVVDETKRYGTLSGGYASVGYSVHALNIGALAGTATSICAFTNFEHLRKQISETSRLWEEEKDHLSQMREAQIKLLKIPTHKRPPELVNKVIESHRLHSANLIKHKASYDKFKEEYLDVLSQVSITAIKCINAGVNCQLEKYALPVSQEHGPTVIRIREQGIELKPL; encoded by the coding sequence ATGTCCCAATCGCTCCTGAAGCTGAGCAAAGATAATAATGCGATTTCTATTCATGCCCACCCCTTGCTTGAAGTGACTTCACTTGTTGAGCGTACCGACATATATCAAGAACTTTCTTCGCAACATGGCAACGACCTTTTTTTGTTTGAAAGTGCCATAGACTCTGCCATCGCAATCCTGAATGCTGATAAACACCTTAGCCCGCAATCTATTGTGATTGCTGAGCGCAGAGATGCATCCCTTATTGTTAAAACTGCAAAAAATAACATGTCAGCTTCAATTACAGTGATTGGTGCTTATGGCGGGCAAGATATTGATGGTGCAGCATTAATATCAGCACTAAAGCAAAATAATATTGTAAAAGGTGTGCGTAAAAACTTACTTCAAACCTTACTGACTAAATCACATCTGCTTGGCCCTGGTGAAAAAATCACAATGCAGGTAGCTTTAGGACGGCTACCACAGCATGGTGATGATAGCGCTTTTGAGCCTTTGGTTGATGACATGAGCTTGCGCGTTTTGACGCCTCGTAAGCTTGACCATGACAAAGTTGATATGCGTGACTTAGGTGAATTGTGTAGTGTTGCGCAGGGACAGTCTCTGATGCGCCGCATTCGAGCCACAGCTGGTGTCGACGGTTATAGCGTGTTGGGTGAAGTGCTTCCTGCCAAGGCGGGCGAGGATAAGCCATTTTCACTCTACGATGGTGCTGCAATCAGTGATTACGATGAGGATATACTCATTGCAACGCAATCTGGTGTACCTATTATCAAAAAAAATGGTGTCCAAGTTGATGATGCACTTGTCGTTAAAGATGTCAGTCCGACAACTGGGCATGTGAATTTTGATGGCAGTGTTGTTATTCAAGGTGATGTTAAACCGGGTATGAAGGTGACAGTATCGGGATCTGTGACTGTATTAGGTTTTGTTGAGCTTGCTGAGTTAGAGGCTGGAGCTGACATTATCGTAGCTAAAGGCATTTTGGGTAAGCAATCAGCAGCAGATTCTGAATTTGCTTGCACCATTAGAGCAGGTGGAAAAATAACAAGTAAGTTTGCTCAATATACGTTACTTGATGCAAAAGATGATATCAGCCTGAGCCACCATGCTTTGCATTGCCATATTACAACTCGAGGCAAGTTGTCTGTGGTTGATGAGACTAAGCGTTATGGCACATTGAGCGGAGGGTATGCTTCGGTTGGTTATAGCGTCCATGCATTGAATATCGGGGCGCTGGCAGGAACGGCGACATCGATATGCGCCTTTACTAATTTTGAGCATTTGAGAAAGCAAATCAGCGAGACCAGTCGTCTATGGGAAGAAGAAAAGGACCATTTATCTCAGATGCGTGAAGCGCAAATTAAGCTACTTAAAATCCCAACCCATAAGCGCCCCCCCGAACTTGTTAATAAAGTGATAGAGAGCCATCGTCTTCACAGTGCTAATCTAATCAAGCACAAAGCCAGCTACGATAAGTTCAAAGAAGAATACCTTGATGTGTTGTCACAGGTTAGCATCACGGCTATTAAGTGCATCAATGCTGGGGTGAATTGCCAACTAGAAAAATACGCTTTGCCAGTTTCACAGGAACACGGACCGACCGTAATCCGAATTCGAGAGCAAGGTATTGAGTTGAAGCCTCTATAA